A single window of Caldimicrobium thiodismutans DNA harbors:
- a CDS encoding thioredoxin domain-containing protein, with translation MKKYVFFVLILFIFYVGPSSAEANSNEAREHFIKGKKILESALSPLDFVNAEMEFEKAIELAPDWAEAYYNLALISAEIGKQVKAIRSFERYLEITKNPADKSEVLLEISKLKKIRETKRRIGLSGISIVALQDGVYLMNVLPGSKIEKAGFKTGDKIIEVNKRSTIGIKLEDFYKLIETPFEDPGLQARFSIYAKRTGIENIVGITIIRGGKQQVIPTSLDVFKSNVYEIEEDEFEDEVIRNSMPTFVVFWADWCTYCIKFTSVMEQIAEKYKGKVTVVSINIQNNKKISEKFKIQAIPTTILFKDSRQLNSVTGYKNESDIEKLLTSQNVKEDFKLKASDYKGDDIYVVYVIPNSSAYKSGIKPGDIIKKINGIDISKNAREFITLINDLPEGENIFTILRDGVEINLSVTLPPKGTKGRLGLQIRQ, from the coding sequence ATGAAGAAATACGTTTTTTTTGTATTAATATTATTTATTTTTTACGTAGGACCATCTTCAGCAGAGGCAAATTCCAATGAAGCGAGAGAACACTTTATAAAAGGAAAAAAGATTTTAGAATCAGCGCTCTCCCCATTAGATTTTGTAAATGCTGAAATGGAGTTTGAAAAGGCTATAGAATTAGCTCCAGATTGGGCTGAGGCTTATTATAATCTCGCCTTGATATCGGCAGAAATAGGAAAACAGGTAAAGGCAATAAGATCATTTGAAAGGTATCTGGAAATTACAAAAAATCCTGCTGATAAAAGTGAAGTGCTTTTAGAAATCTCAAAACTTAAAAAGATTAGAGAAACAAAGAGAAGGATTGGACTCTCTGGTATAAGTATAGTTGCCCTGCAAGATGGTGTATATTTGATGAATGTCTTGCCGGGTTCAAAGATTGAGAAGGCAGGTTTTAAAACAGGCGATAAAATAATAGAGGTCAACAAAAGAAGTACTATAGGAATCAAACTTGAAGATTTTTACAAATTGATAGAGACACCCTTTGAAGACCCAGGACTCCAAGCTAGATTTTCAATATACGCTAAAAGAACAGGGATTGAAAATATAGTGGGAATAACCATTATTAGAGGAGGCAAACAACAAGTTATCCCAACTTCCCTTGATGTCTTTAAAAGCAATGTGTATGAAATTGAAGAGGATGAGTTTGAAGATGAGGTTATTAGAAACAGTATGCCTACATTTGTGGTCTTTTGGGCAGATTGGTGTACTTATTGCATAAAGTTTACATCCGTGATGGAACAAATAGCTGAAAAATATAAAGGGAAGGTAACAGTCGTTAGCATAAATATTCAAAATAATAAAAAAATTTCCGAAAAATTTAAGATTCAAGCAATTCCAACAACTATACTTTTTAAAGATAGTAGACAGTTAAACTCTGTCACTGGATATAAAAATGAGTCTGATATAGAAAAGCTTCTAACCAGTCAAAATGTTAAAGAAGATTTTAAATTAAAAGCATCGGATTATAAGGGCGATGATATATATGTAGTTTATGTTATTCCTAATTCATCTGCATATAAATCAGGCATAAAGCCCGGTGATATAATAAAAAAAATAAATGGCATAGATATAAGCAAGAACGCAAGGGAATTTATTACACTGATCAATGATCTTCCAGAGGGTGAAAATATCTTTACCATTCTTCGTGATGGAGTTGAGATTAATCTTTCTGTTACTCTTCCACCAAAAGGCACAAAAGGACGTTTAGGCTTGCAGATAAGGCAATAA
- a CDS encoding IS110 family RNA-guided transposase gives MHYTYFVGLDVSKNFFHACLIDSSQNVLFNQSYPLDYQGISSFTKALPQGLKKSILIGIESSSCYHLNLITYLVNHNFTCVILNPILIKNFAKLSLRKTKTDAIDAKTIAIFLSQFHQKLPPQAFTSEEFKDLARERERISQEIAKRKNNLEKLVVVTFPELERTVNIYNTSILKLLEKFPSAKAIKKASLEEIENILSSQKGKKPAISAKEIKALAEYSIAQNWPAKEYILSRTIQELFFLQETLKEIEKLLKSACKEISACQDLDILLSIEGIGEITALHFLAEIQDIKRFQSYKQLIAYAGLDPAVYESGNFKGKSKISKRGNRHLRRVVWLMSINVIRHNPIFWSYFERRKRQGLPYKKAVLATAHKLLRIIYALLKYKKYFDPSTTYHNIPSQGGFYYAYNFS, from the coding sequence ATGCACTACACCTACTTTGTAGGCCTTGATGTCTCCAAAAACTTCTTTCATGCCTGCCTCATTGATTCCTCTCAAAATGTCCTCTTTAACCAGTCCTACCCTCTTGACTACCAGGGCATCAGTTCCTTTACAAAAGCTCTCCCTCAAGGCTTAAAAAAATCCATCCTTATCGGTATTGAATCCTCCAGTTGTTATCATCTTAATCTCATCACCTACCTCGTTAATCATAACTTCACTTGCGTCATCCTTAATCCAATTCTCATTAAAAATTTTGCTAAACTCTCTCTTAGAAAAACCAAAACCGATGCCATAGACGCTAAAACTATCGCCATCTTCCTTTCTCAATTCCATCAAAAACTACCTCCCCAGGCCTTTACTTCTGAAGAATTTAAAGACCTTGCCAGAGAAAGAGAAAGAATTTCTCAAGAAATCGCTAAAAGAAAAAATAACCTCGAAAAACTTGTGGTCGTTACCTTCCCTGAACTTGAAAGAACCGTCAATATCTACAATACCTCCATTCTTAAACTTCTTGAAAAATTCCCCTCTGCTAAAGCTATTAAAAAAGCCTCTCTTGAGGAAATTGAAAATATACTCTCCTCTCAAAAAGGTAAAAAACCCGCCATTTCTGCTAAAGAAATAAAAGCCCTTGCTGAATATTCTATAGCTCAAAATTGGCCCGCAAAAGAATATATTCTTTCCAGAACCATTCAAGAACTCTTCTTCCTTCAGGAAACCCTTAAAGAAATTGAAAAACTTCTTAAATCCGCTTGTAAAGAGATTTCCGCTTGCCAGGACCTTGATATCCTCCTTTCTATTGAGGGAATTGGAGAAATTACAGCGCTTCATTTTCTTGCTGAAATTCAAGATATAAAGAGATTTCAATCTTACAAACAATTGATTGCCTATGCAGGACTTGATCCTGCTGTTTATGAATCTGGAAACTTTAAAGGAAAGAGCAAGATTTCTAAACGAGGAAATAGGCATTTGAGAAGGGTTGTATGGCTTATGAGTATTAATGTAATCAGACACAATCCTATATTCTGGAGCTATTTTGAGAGGAGAAAAAGACAAGGATTGCCTTATAAAAAAGCGGTTTTGGCCACCGCTCATAAACTTTTGAGAATTATTTATGCACTTCTCAAATATAAAAAATATTTTGATCCTTCTACTACTTATCATAATATTCCTTCTCAAGGAGGTTTTTACTATGCTTATAATTTTTCATAG
- the rpmF gene encoding 50S ribosomal protein L32, with product MAVPKRKTSRSRKGMRCAHQALTAPSGSICPKCKSFKMPHRVCPSCGYYKGKAFLEKEEV from the coding sequence ATGGCTGTTCCCAAAAGAAAGACTTCTCGCTCCAGAAAAGGAATGAGGTGTGCCCACCAGGCTCTTACAGCACCATCTGGAAGCATTTGTCCAAAATGTAAGTCCTTTAAAATGCCTCACAGGGTTTGCCCAAGTTGTGGATACTATAAGGGTAAAGCCTTTCTTGAAAAAGAAGAAGTCTAA
- a CDS encoding tetratricopeptide repeat protein — MLLRRSVYLLILPIFLILVSCTIPFTVNIEPRSQIEQPKDIQSIKIPYAVEIYFDENEVKSYRDYRFGDRDITYIFHTGKYLKDAINFYVYPHFDPNSNKNIILKIQTFDIKGYHPEERIFSLGKSAVDIILRTTIYYDNIILYNIYTEGASVVKAQLVDYSMWDAANNAIIEAVKKIPAQVAEVLSNPEVARIKLKEDIERRLKTIPIDSTTKSNYVSDYIALANISRLSKNYTEAIAAAKRALELSPDESDAYAVLGLLYKEQGHYKEAENYFKKAIELDSKQRHSYKLAELYLENENYKAAIEFLRKSLELKKDNFEVLLLLSIAYMNTGNYGEALDFSNRAIELATVTGIGVRIKLSDDKSYPEVVSIVSSGPADRAGIKVGDKITKIGGQSIKGWDINRVMQALKGDEGSKVSLTIEREGSSKAMDFSLTREKVIFNKSDTATAFAVKAFAFYGMNKVDEFYKNAEKAYQLDSNNQWARSSISAAYIEKGQYNETLQILSTIKDSPFDRVLETITYTKLGNTGKAVEVYKSIPENYFETKSAFRKIYITKLQNSMKPYKEHKLKVARDFEASKQYKDAIKEYNEYLKFADDKEAKVVRAHIAELIMRYPQYFTLTEEARKAVIRAETYTSEGKFEEAIKEYKKALTESPFFPALYKALALNFAQLKQYRQAIKYMNIYLDLYPDAPDVRAAKDEIYRWEFLMERGE; from the coding sequence ATGCTCTTAAGAAGAAGTGTTTACTTATTAATACTACCAATCTTTTTAATTTTAGTATCTTGTACAATTCCATTTACTGTTAATATTGAACCACGCTCTCAGATTGAACAGCCAAAAGACATTCAATCTATAAAAATTCCTTATGCTGTGGAAATTTATTTTGATGAGAATGAAGTTAAAAGTTATCGTGACTATCGCTTTGGTGATCGTGATATTACTTATATATTTCATACAGGTAAATATTTAAAAGATGCTATTAATTTTTATGTATATCCTCATTTTGATCCAAATTCTAATAAAAATATCATCCTGAAGATTCAAACTTTTGATATAAAGGGTTACCATCCAGAAGAAAGAATTTTTTCTCTTGGGAAAAGTGCTGTAGATATAATTCTCAGAACAACAATTTATTATGATAACATAATTCTTTATAATATTTACACAGAGGGGGCTTCGGTGGTTAAGGCTCAATTGGTTGACTATTCCATGTGGGATGCTGCCAATAATGCCATAATTGAGGCAGTCAAAAAGATCCCGGCTCAGGTGGCAGAGGTTCTATCGAATCCAGAAGTTGCACGGATTAAGTTAAAAGAAGATATAGAAAGGAGATTAAAAACTATACCAATAGATTCTACCACTAAATCTAATTATGTCTCTGATTATATTGCCCTTGCTAATATTTCTCGCTTAAGTAAAAATTATACCGAAGCGATTGCAGCTGCCAAAAGAGCTTTAGAACTCTCACCCGATGAATCCGATGCTTATGCCGTTTTAGGTCTTTTATATAAGGAACAGGGGCATTACAAAGAAGCGGAAAATTACTTTAAAAAAGCAATTGAGCTTGACTCTAAACAGCGTCATTCTTACAAATTAGCTGAACTGTATCTGGAGAACGAAAATTATAAAGCGGCTATAGAGTTTTTGAGAAAATCTTTAGAGCTTAAAAAAGATAACTTTGAAGTCTTATTGTTGCTTTCCATAGCTTATATGAATACTGGTAACTATGGTGAAGCTCTTGATTTTTCAAATAGGGCCATTGAATTAGCAACAGTCACCGGCATAGGTGTGAGGATAAAACTTAGTGATGATAAAAGTTATCCAGAGGTGGTAAGTATTGTTAGTTCAGGTCCTGCTGATAGAGCGGGAATAAAAGTAGGAGATAAAATTACAAAAATCGGTGGTCAATCTATTAAAGGATGGGATATAAATAGAGTAATGCAAGCACTAAAAGGAGATGAAGGTTCTAAAGTCTCTCTAACTATAGAAAGAGAAGGATCTTCTAAAGCGATGGATTTTTCATTAACAAGAGAAAAGGTAATATTTAATAAATCCGATACAGCAACAGCTTTTGCAGTAAAAGCTTTTGCTTTCTACGGTATGAATAAAGTAGATGAATTCTATAAAAATGCGGAGAAAGCATATCAACTTGATTCAAATAATCAATGGGCAAGAAGCTCTATAAGTGCAGCCTATATTGAAAAAGGTCAATACAATGAGACTTTACAAATTCTTTCAACCATAAAAGATAGCCCATTTGATAGAGTGCTTGAGACTATTACTTATACTAAACTTGGAAATACAGGAAAAGCAGTAGAAGTGTACAAAAGCATACCAGAGAATTATTTTGAGACGAAAAGCGCTTTCAGAAAAATTTATATCACTAAACTTCAAAACTCCATGAAACCATACAAAGAACACAAGCTAAAGGTTGCTAGAGATTTTGAAGCAAGTAAGCAGTATAAAGATGCCATTAAAGAATATAATGAGTATCTAAAATTTGCTGATGATAAAGAAGCAAAAGTGGTGAGAGCTCATATCGCTGAACTTATAATGAGATATCCACAATATTTTACCCTTACTGAGGAAGCAAGAAAGGCAGTAATAAGGGCAGAAACCTATACTTCTGAAGGAAAGTTTGAAGAAGCTATAAAAGAATACAAAAAAGCTTTAACAGAATCTCCCTTTTTTCCTGCATTGTATAAGGCATTAGCCTTAAATTTTGCTCAACTTAAGCAATATAGACAAGCCATTAAATACATGAATATTTATCTTGACCTCTATCCTGATGCACCCGATGTAAGGGCAGCAAAAGACGAGATTTATAGGTGGGAATTTTTGATGGAAAGGGGAGAATAA
- a CDS encoding YceD family protein has translation MTKGLFGIILRGKRKFGEIMQELKNLAQWGVNIDDIPAEGLWVEFEDLKELNADLKIVKPFSGYLKLQKMGIEVEIKGHLKGSLEMTCDRCLEPFEFSIDKDFEVLLIPKKTLDFEEERELTSDELEVSFYENSFISYSEILHEEIILSLPFRKLCQPDCKGICQICGTNLNQRVCKCSKIKKDSPFAILKELVNPADKNI, from the coding sequence TTGACAAAAGGGCTTTTTGGTATTATTTTAAGGGGAAAAAGAAAATTCGGTGAAATTATGCAGGAATTAAAAAATTTAGCCCAGTGGGGTGTTAATATTGATGATATCCCTGCTGAGGGGCTATGGGTTGAATTTGAAGACTTAAAAGAATTAAATGCGGACCTTAAAATAGTGAAACCCTTTTCAGGCTACCTTAAGCTTCAAAAAATGGGAATTGAGGTTGAGATAAAGGGACATCTCAAAGGTTCTCTTGAAATGACCTGTGATAGATGCCTTGAGCCTTTTGAATTTTCAATAGATAAAGATTTTGAAGTCCTTCTTATCCCTAAAAAGACCCTTGATTTTGAAGAGGAAAGGGAATTAACTTCTGATGAACTTGAGGTTAGTTTTTATGAAAACTCTTTTATTTCTTATTCAGAAATCCTTCACGAGGAGATTATATTAAGTCTTCCTTTTAGAAAACTCTGTCAACCAGATTGTAAAGGCATTTGCCAAATCTGTGGAACCAATCTTAATCAAAGGGTTTGTAAGTGCAGTAAAATTAAAAAGGATTCACCCTTTGCTATTTTGAAAGAACTCGTTAATCCTGCAGATAAAAACATATAA
- the plsX gene encoding phosphate acyltransferase PlsX: protein MYRIVLDVMGGDYAPDAILKGAKLALSAFADLSLILTGPKDVLKNFPTSDRVEFVYTEEWIRMDEAPGEALKKKKGATIFKGLSILKEGKAQAFVSAGNSGAVVAGSIFILGRLTKVRRPAIATMLPTLKDPMVLIDAGANVDSKAYDLYQFGLMASLFLETIWGRKSPKVALLSIGEETGKGNQLVKETHNLFKTSHLNYYGNIEGKAIFKGDVDIVVCDGFIGNICLKLSEGLAETILEMLKNEVKKSYLYLFGMYLSKGALQAFKKKTDWREYGGAPLLGVKGNVIIAHGKSDPYAIKNAIRQALHFSKINLSEKLEKAILENALEEEKIGD, encoded by the coding sequence ATGTATCGCATAGTTCTTGATGTAATGGGGGGCGATTATGCCCCCGATGCTATTCTTAAAGGTGCAAAGTTAGCTCTCTCTGCCTTTGCAGATCTTTCCTTAATCCTTACTGGCCCCAAGGATGTTCTGAAAAATTTTCCAACCTCAGACAGGGTTGAGTTTGTCTATACCGAAGAGTGGATCAGAATGGATGAAGCTCCAGGGGAAGCTCTCAAGAAAAAAAAGGGGGCTACCATATTTAAAGGCCTCTCCATTCTCAAAGAGGGAAAAGCCCAAGCTTTTGTATCCGCTGGAAATTCTGGGGCAGTTGTAGCAGGAAGTATATTTATTCTTGGAAGACTAACTAAGGTAAGAAGGCCTGCGATTGCCACCATGCTACCCACCCTTAAAGACCCCATGGTATTGATTGATGCAGGAGCCAATGTAGATTCCAAGGCCTATGATCTCTATCAATTCGGCCTTATGGCAAGCCTTTTTTTAGAAACCATCTGGGGAAGAAAATCTCCCAAAGTTGCCCTCCTCTCCATTGGTGAAGAGACAGGTAAGGGCAATCAATTAGTCAAAGAGACCCATAACCTCTTTAAAACCTCTCACCTTAACTATTACGGAAATATTGAGGGTAAGGCCATCTTTAAGGGAGATGTAGATATAGTTGTTTGTGATGGTTTTATTGGCAATATCTGTCTAAAACTTTCTGAAGGTCTTGCTGAAACCATCCTTGAGATGCTCAAAAACGAGGTCAAAAAATCCTATCTTTATCTTTTTGGCATGTATCTTTCTAAAGGGGCCCTACAGGCCTTTAAGAAAAAAACTGATTGGCGTGAATATGGTGGAGCTCCCCTCCTTGGAGTGAAGGGAAATGTAATTATTGCCCATGGAAAATCTGATCCCTATGCGATAAAAAATGCGATTAGACAGGCCTTGCATTTTTCTAAAATTAATCTTTCAGAAAAATTAGAAAAGGCTATTCTTGAAAATGCCCTTGAGGAGGAAAAAATTGGAGACTAA